The following proteins are co-located in the Candidatus Methylomirabilota bacterium genome:
- a CDS encoding LysM peptidoglycan-binding domain-containing protein has protein sequence MPPLALAIPRPPTSSITATDVLSDDLLLTEARELLRQAKRQAEMGQDHEAMTLLSRARDLLLSDGASVTHEVARRRAETLKEVKAFSDELAAIQLMTEIPFDGEGSLITSEDLRALEQAIPELSPPVKPEISYDVPIELNRRVQRFVDLFSTKKRDEIAKALERSGRYLPLMREIFAEKGLPLDLVNLAYIESSFKLYAYSRARAVGLWQFIRGTGRKYGLTTNWWVDERRDPVKASAAAADYLSELYAIFHSWPLAIAAYNSGEGKVKRAIRRQRTTNFWNLKVPRETRYFVPAFMAMTIIAKDPEAYGFEPPVEQPWQVDQVALPQPTDLRLLAKAAGVSIKELKDLNPELRRLVTPPQEGYLLNLPPGSRANFLEALEQLPQVRRVVWRQHRIRRGEALSTIARRFRTTVTVLMEMNHLKNPHRIRAGTRITVPVPAFTVAQAPSTTRPGKNEKIFSSSNSSHYVVRRGDTLWDIGRAHRVSTQDLKRWNNLNGSRIYPGHTLRIHPEAPQARHVTWRQHRVRRGETLSTIAQRHGTTVPVLMEMNQLKNPHRIRAGTRITVPVPTQAPGPQAL, from the coding sequence ATGCCGCCGCTGGCGCTTGCCATACCGCGTCCTCCGACCTCCTCAATCACAGCGACGGATGTCCTATCCGACGATCTTCTCCTGACGGAGGCCCGCGAACTCCTCCGCCAGGCCAAGCGGCAGGCGGAAATGGGCCAGGACCACGAGGCGATGACACTGCTCAGCCGCGCCCGTGACCTCCTGCTGAGCGATGGTGCAAGCGTGACACATGAGGTGGCGAGACGCCGGGCAGAAACGTTGAAGGAAGTCAAAGCGTTCTCGGACGAGTTAGCCGCGATCCAGTTAATGACCGAGATCCCCTTTGACGGGGAAGGCTCGCTGATCACTTCCGAGGATTTGCGTGCCTTGGAGCAAGCCATTCCCGAACTCTCGCCCCCAGTGAAACCGGAGATCAGTTACGATGTGCCTATAGAATTGAACCGGCGGGTACAGAGATTCGTTGATCTCTTCAGCACCAAGAAGCGGGATGAAATCGCCAAGGCTCTGGAGCGCTCGGGTCGATATCTTCCCCTGATGCGGGAGATCTTCGCGGAAAAGGGTCTGCCCCTGGACCTAGTAAACCTGGCCTATATTGAAAGTTCATTTAAGCTTTACGCTTACTCCCGAGCGAGGGCAGTGGGCCTGTGGCAGTTCATAAGAGGGACCGGCCGTAAATATGGCTTAACGACTAATTGGTGGGTGGACGAACGCCGAGACCCGGTGAAGGCTAGTGCCGCGGCGGCGGATTACCTCTCGGAATTGTATGCAATATTTCACTCGTGGCCTTTAGCCATTGCCGCCTACAATTCGGGTGAGGGAAAGGTCAAACGAGCCATCCGACGCCAAAGAACCACAAACTTTTGGAATCTCAAAGTCCCCCGGGAAACCAGGTATTTCGTCCCTGCATTTATGGCAATGACCATCATCGCCAAGGATCCTGAGGCGTACGGCTTCGAACCACCCGTGGAGCAACCGTGGCAGGTGGACCAAGTCGCCTTGCCTCAGCCCACGGATCTCCGGCTGTTGGCCAAGGCCGCCGGCGTGAGCATAAAAGAACTCAAGGATCTGAACCCCGAGCTGAGGCGCCTTGTGACCCCGCCTCAGGAGGGATATCTTCTTAACCTTCCCCCTGGAAGTAGAGCCAACTTCCTCGAGGCTCTCGAGCAGCTTCCCCAGGTGCGCCGTGTTGTGTGGCGGCAGCACCGGATTCGGCGAGGGGAGGCTCTTTCTACCATCGCCCGGCGGTTTCGGACTACGGTAACGGTCCTGATGGAGATGAACCATCTGAAGAATCCACACCGAATCCGCGCGGGCACCAGGATTACTGTTCCAGTCCCCGCTTTTACCGTCGCCCAGGCCCCAAGCACCACGAGGCCAGGCAAGAACGAGAAAATCTTTTCATCTTCAAATTCTTCACATTATGTCGTCAGGCGCGGCGACACCCTCTGGGATATCGGTCGCGCCCATCGGGTGAGCACCCAGGATTTGAAGCGTTGGAACAACCTGAACGGCTCCCGTATTTACCCCGGCCACACGTTGCGGATTCACCCTGAAGCTCCCCAAGCACGTCACGTGACATGGCGCCAGCACCGGGTCCGTCGAGGCGAGACACTG
- a CDS encoding patatin-like phospholipase family protein — MLKSPNRFSVVLSGGLARGAAHLGVWRALSEGQLVPERVVGVSIGAIVGAYLCKEGSRGEALGILRELVAQALHNETKVKEGNFWDTWRLISLERRRAFIEEALGLRGLTFSQLPLPLYITATRLLPPGRVVFGDQPTDSVVEAILASTAVPSHPPVRVGKHYYLDGGMSGNLPVKEAVERGARVVLAVNLGPPMRRASGPLGDALWRFYRDVSRLPSLWEVHRCKAQGAKVFQVSSAAIESHGIFAFDRLDTIEEAGYKATQRVLPALRKALGRLGEDHSSTAAL; from the coding sequence ATGCTCAAGTCCCCCAACCGATTCAGCGTAGTCCTCAGCGGGGGTCTAGCCCGGGGGGCTGCCCACCTTGGCGTCTGGCGGGCCCTTTCGGAGGGGCAACTCGTGCCGGAGCGAGTGGTCGGGGTCAGCATCGGGGCGATCGTTGGCGCCTACCTCTGCAAAGAAGGGAGCAGGGGAGAGGCTCTAGGAATCCTTAGGGAGCTGGTGGCACAGGCATTGCACAACGAGACGAAGGTGAAAGAAGGGAATTTCTGGGATACGTGGCGCCTGATTTCCCTTGAGCGACGGCGAGCCTTCATTGAAGAGGCACTCGGCTTGAGGGGATTGACCTTCAGCCAACTCCCTCTTCCCCTCTACATTACCGCAACTCGCCTCCTTCCACCGGGCCGGGTGGTCTTCGGGGACCAACCGACCGACTCGGTTGTAGAGGCGATCCTAGCCAGTACCGCCGTCCCCTCCCACCCGCCGGTCCGAGTGGGGAAACACTATTACTTGGACGGCGGTATGAGCGGCAATCTCCCCGTGAAGGAAGCCGTAGAAAGGGGAGCACGGGTAGTCTTGGCGGTGAATCTTGGCCCCCCAATGCGACGAGCATCAGGACCCCTGGGTGATGCTTTGTGGCGCTTTTACCGAGATGTCAGCAGACTTCCGAGCCTCTGGGAAGTACACCGCTGCAAGGCTCAAGGAGCAAAGGTCTTCCAGGTGTCCTCGGCGGCGATTGAGTCGCACGGAATATTTGCCTTCGATAGGCTTGACACCATTGAGGAAGCCGGGTATAAGGCCACCCAACGCGTCCTTCCCGCTCTTCGCAAAGCGCTAGGACGTCTGGGTGAAGATCACTCGTCCACCGCGGCACTATAG
- a CDS encoding divalent-cation tolerance protein CutA, giving the protein MSQPEGRANHIVFFITTASIEEGERIARSLLEERLAACLNLVPAVRSFFWWEGKVQEEGEVLLIGKGRADLFPKVQALVRALHSYTVPEIIAIPITSGLPDYLSWIDDSTSHSESR; this is encoded by the coding sequence ATGTCCCAACCAGAAGGCCGGGCGAACCACATTGTCTTTTTCATCACTACCGCCTCAATCGAGGAGGGGGAGAGGATCGCTAGGTCCCTTTTGGAAGAGCGACTTGCCGCCTGCCTGAACCTTGTGCCGGCAGTCCGATCCTTTTTCTGGTGGGAAGGCAAGGTCCAAGAGGAGGGGGAGGTTTTGCTTATCGGGAAGGGACGGGCCGATCTTTTCCCTAAGGTACAGGCCCTAGTCAGGGCCCTGCACTCTTATACTGTCCCCGAGATCATCGCCATACCGATCACCTCTGGCCTTCCCGACTACCTCTCCTGGATCGACGACTCCACCTCTCACTCCGAGTCCCGGTGA
- the dnaK gene encoding molecular chaperone DnaK has translation MARVIGIDLGTTNSAVAVMEGGEPSVITNAEGARITPSVVAFSKDGERLVGQVAKRQAITNPDNTIFSIKRFMGRRYEEVLHEIKLVPYKVEKGPGGDARVESRDKQYSPPEISAMILQKLKTDAEAYLGDKVTKAVITVPAYFNDSQRQATKDAGVIAGLEVLRIINEPTAASLAYGLEKKKDEKIAIFDLGGGTFDVSILEIGDGVFEVKATNGDTHLGGDDFDQRIIEWIVAEFKKDQGIDLSKDRMALQRLKEAAEKAKCELSTIMETEINLPFITADASGPKHLSMKLTRSKLEQLVESLIERTVGPVRQCLEDAKLKPGQIDEVILVGGQTRMPRVQQVVKDVFGKELHKGVNPDEVVAIGAAIQAGVLAGDVRDVVLLDVTPLSVGIETLGNVMTRLIERNTTIPTRKGEIFTTAADNQTSVEIHVLQGEREMARDNRTLGRFHLVGIPSAPRGIPQIEVTFDIDANGILNVGAKDTATAKEQKITITHSSGLAKEEIDRMVKEADSHAAEDKQRRKEIEARNQLDSLIYTTEKMLNENRDKIPVGEISGIEEALQEGKKALESGNADQIRQAIEQITKASHKMAEAMYQRAQTEQQAPGAETAGEQAAGGERPAEGEVVDAEFEDLGGGKKSEG, from the coding sequence GTGGCAAGAGTCATTGGAATCGATCTGGGTACAACGAACTCGGCCGTGGCGGTCATGGAAGGAGGCGAGCCCTCTGTCATCACGAATGCGGAAGGCGCGAGAATTACCCCTTCAGTCGTTGCCTTCTCAAAGGATGGGGAGCGGCTGGTAGGCCAGGTGGCAAAGCGGCAGGCGATCACGAATCCTGACAATACGATCTTTTCCATCAAGCGATTCATGGGCCGCCGCTACGAGGAAGTACTCCACGAGATAAAGCTCGTTCCCTACAAGGTGGAAAAGGGCCCCGGAGGGGATGCGCGGGTCGAGTCCCGGGACAAACAGTATTCGCCTCCAGAGATCTCGGCCATGATCCTGCAAAAACTCAAGACCGACGCCGAGGCCTATCTGGGAGACAAGGTAACCAAGGCTGTTATCACGGTGCCCGCTTATTTCAATGATAGTCAGCGACAAGCGACGAAGGACGCTGGGGTCATCGCCGGACTGGAAGTCCTTCGGATCATCAACGAGCCGACGGCCGCCTCTCTGGCATATGGCCTGGAAAAGAAAAAGGACGAAAAGATCGCCATCTTCGATTTAGGGGGTGGGACGTTCGATGTCTCGATCCTGGAGATCGGCGATGGGGTCTTCGAGGTCAAAGCGACCAACGGAGATACTCATTTGGGCGGCGACGACTTCGACCAGCGGATCATCGAATGGATCGTCGCCGAGTTCAAGAAGGATCAGGGGATCGACCTCAGCAAGGATCGGATGGCGCTCCAGCGTCTGAAGGAGGCAGCAGAGAAGGCCAAGTGTGAGCTGTCCACGATCATGGAGACAGAGATCAATCTCCCGTTCATCACTGCCGATGCCTCGGGGCCCAAGCACCTCAGCATGAAGCTCACCCGGTCCAAATTGGAGCAGTTGGTCGAGAGTCTCATCGAACGGACGGTCGGCCCCGTGCGGCAATGCCTGGAGGATGCCAAACTCAAGCCGGGACAGATCGATGAGGTTATCCTGGTCGGCGGGCAGACCCGGATGCCTCGGGTCCAGCAAGTGGTGAAGGATGTCTTTGGCAAGGAGCTCCACAAGGGAGTTAATCCTGACGAGGTAGTGGCGATCGGTGCCGCCATTCAGGCCGGGGTGCTGGCTGGCGATGTTCGGGATGTGGTCCTTTTGGATGTAACACCCCTCTCCGTTGGGATCGAAACCCTGGGCAACGTGATGACTAGACTCATCGAGCGGAATACCACCATCCCCACGCGAAAGGGGGAGATCTTCACTACGGCCGCAGATAATCAGACGTCGGTAGAGATCCACGTGCTCCAAGGGGAGCGAGAGATGGCGCGGGACAACCGCACGTTGGGTCGGTTCCACTTGGTCGGGATTCCGTCGGCTCCCCGGGGGATACCCCAGATCGAGGTGACTTTTGACATCGATGCCAATGGCATCCTGAACGTCGGTGCGAAGGATACGGCCACTGCTAAGGAGCAGAAGATCACCATTACCCATTCGAGCGGCTTGGCAAAGGAAGAGATCGATCGGATGGTGAAGGAAGCCGATTCACATGCGGCGGAGGATAAGCAGCGCCGGAAGGAGATCGAGGCCCGAAACCAACTCGATTCTCTGATCTATACGACGGAAAAGATGCTCAACGAGAATCGAGACAAGATTCCGGTGGGTGAGATCTCGGGGATAGAAGAGGCCTTACAGGAGGGAAAGAAAGCCCTTGAATCGGGCAACGCCGACCAAATCCGTCAGGCCATCGAGCAGATTACCAAGGCCTCTCACAAGATGGCCGAGGCCATGTATCAGCGAGCCCAGACCGAGCAGCAGGCACCCGGTGCCGAGACCGCTGGAGAGCAGGCCGCGGGAGGGGAGCGACCGGCGGAGGGAGAGGTTGTAGACGCGGAGTTTGAGGACCTTGGCGGTGGAAAGAAGAGTGAGGGCTGA
- a CDS encoding Hsp20/alpha crystallin family protein, producing MAVVRWDPFQDLITLQDRMNQIFEQTLARSRGDREGVVASAWSPPVDIYETAESLVLRAELPGLSKEDIDIQVRDNRLTLKGERRHEKEVKQENYLRVECAYGTFQRAFVLPTDIQPDKIRATFKDGVMEVNIPKAEAAKPKHIKVEVK from the coding sequence ATGGCAGTAGTGCGGTGGGATCCATTTCAGGATTTGATCACGCTTCAGGATCGGATGAATCAGATATTCGAGCAAACGTTGGCCCGGTCTCGCGGGGATCGGGAAGGGGTGGTGGCATCGGCTTGGTCACCCCCGGTAGACATCTATGAGACGGCCGAAAGCCTTGTCCTGAGGGCAGAGCTCCCTGGCCTCAGCAAGGAAGATATCGATATTCAAGTCCGAGATAATAGGTTGACCCTCAAAGGGGAGCGGCGGCACGAGAAGGAGGTCAAGCAGGAAAACTACCTTCGGGTGGAGTGCGCCTACGGGACGTTCCAGCGCGCGTTCGTCTTGCCGACGGATATCCAGCCCGACAAGATTCGTGCGACCTTTAAAGACGGGGTCATGGAAGTGAACATCCCGAAGGCGGAGGCGGCAAAGCCAAAGCACATCAAAGTTGAGGTGAAATGA
- the dnaJ gene encoding molecular chaperone DnaJ: MAKRDYYEVLGAPRNASEREIKRAYRKLARKYHPDVNPGNPEAEANFKEITEAYEVLSDPGKRRQYDQFGHQPFASATEGAGPGFGFDFGPFTGFRQRGSGGIADILSDIFGGGPGATTASLKGEDLHYSIDLDFENAIRGLSTEITLQKHVSCKACHGTGAASGSAPQSCPDCGGSGRRQVSRGILSMASPCPRCQGSGKVILQPCRSCGGKGAIYRTERLKVNIPPGVDTGSRIRLAGKGEPGRNGGPPGDLYVTTRVHPHSFFERKGDNLYCAIPITITEAALGARVEVPTVDGTATMTIPPGTSSGRIFRLRQKGVPHLKGSGRGDQYVTVKIVVPQNLDERSQQLLREFTRLNPMDPRRDLKG, encoded by the coding sequence ATGGCCAAGCGAGACTACTACGAGGTCCTGGGGGCTCCTCGGAACGCCTCAGAGCGGGAGATCAAGCGAGCGTATCGAAAGCTCGCCCGGAAGTATCATCCCGACGTCAATCCGGGAAATCCAGAGGCAGAAGCGAACTTTAAAGAGATTACCGAGGCGTACGAGGTCCTGAGTGATCCAGGCAAGCGCCGACAGTATGATCAGTTTGGCCATCAGCCGTTTGCCTCAGCCACCGAGGGAGCCGGTCCGGGATTTGGTTTTGACTTCGGCCCCTTCACCGGGTTCCGCCAGCGTGGTTCTGGCGGCATTGCGGATATCTTATCGGATATCTTTGGCGGCGGCCCAGGGGCAACAACAGCTTCCCTGAAGGGGGAGGATCTTCATTACTCCATCGATCTGGATTTTGAGAACGCGATCCGGGGCCTCTCCACGGAGATCACACTTCAAAAACACGTAAGCTGTAAGGCCTGTCATGGGACCGGAGCGGCGTCCGGATCGGCCCCACAGTCCTGTCCTGACTGCGGAGGGAGCGGACGACGGCAGGTCTCGCGCGGTATCCTGAGTATGGCATCCCCCTGCCCCCGGTGTCAGGGGAGCGGGAAGGTGATTCTCCAGCCCTGCCGAAGCTGTGGCGGCAAGGGGGCGATCTACCGGACCGAACGGCTGAAGGTCAATATCCCTCCCGGAGTGGACACCGGCTCGCGAATTCGCCTCGCAGGCAAGGGAGAGCCGGGGAGGAATGGGGGTCCTCCCGGGGACCTTTACGTGACCACCCGGGTTCACCCGCATTCCTTCTTCGAGCGAAAAGGGGACAACCTCTACTGTGCGATCCCCATCACCATCACAGAAGCAGCGCTCGGGGCGCGGGTCGAGGTTCCCACGGTAGACGGCACGGCCACCATGACAATTCCTCCCGGGACTTCGAGCGGCCGCATCTTCCGCTTGAGGCAGAAAGGGGTGCCGCATCTCAAGGGGAGTGGCCGGGGGGATCAATATGTCACGGTTAAGATTGTCGTTCCCCAGAATCTGGATGAACGGTCCCAACAGCTCCTCCGGGAGTTTACGCGGTTGAATCCGATGGACCCCAGGCGGGATCTGAAGGGGTAA
- a CDS encoding helix-turn-helix transcriptional regulator, which translates to MPRRKKKALYMISVVSEMFNIHPQTLRAYEREGLIRPSRTEGNTRLYSQDDLERIELILRLTNELGVNLAGVEVILNMREQMEQMRQETAEAFEAVLRVVGEEVLHRRQSPGLVPVGRRGLSRRSPPQRRESP; encoded by the coding sequence ATGCCAAGAAGAAAGAAGAAAGCTCTGTACATGATTAGCGTGGTGTCGGAGATGTTCAATATCCACCCCCAGACTCTCAGAGCGTACGAGCGAGAGGGACTGATCCGGCCTTCCAGGACCGAAGGAAACACGCGCCTCTATTCCCAGGATGACCTAGAGCGGATCGAGCTCATTTTACGCCTGACCAATGAGCTCGGGGTGAATCTGGCCGGGGTAGAAGTGATCCTCAATATGCGGGAGCAGATGGAGCAGATGCGCCAGGAGACGGCCGAAGCTTTCGAGGCGGTGCTCCGGGTTGTAGGGGAGGAGGTGCTCCACCGCCGGCAGAGCCCAGGCCTGGTCCCGGTGGGGCGGCGTGGTTTAAGTCGGCGTTCTCCACCTCAGCGGAGGGAATCCCCTTGA
- the htpX gene encoding zinc metalloprotease HtpX produces the protein MGNTIKTTLLLGTMTGLLVIFGDYFGGTQGMVIAFLFALLMNFGSYWYSDKIVLKMYRAREVTEAEAPELVGMVRSLSQRAQLPMPRVYIVPNESPNAFATGRNPQHAAVAVTSGILRIMNSEQLEGVLAHELGHVKHRDTLISAVAATLAGVIMMLAYMARWAAIFGGVGGRGSEDRGGGILGLLAMSILAPIAALVIQMAISRTREFQADATAARLTKKPSGLASALERLHAAAERIPLEANPATSHLFIVNPLSGRSLLRFFSTHPPVEERVKRLRAMQV, from the coding sequence ATGGGAAACACCATTAAAACGACACTCCTGTTGGGGACGATGACGGGTCTCCTTGTTATCTTCGGGGATTATTTCGGAGGTACCCAAGGGATGGTGATTGCCTTCCTGTTCGCCCTCCTGATGAACTTTGGCTCTTACTGGTATTCCGACAAGATTGTCCTGAAGATGTACCGGGCCCGGGAGGTTACAGAGGCAGAGGCCCCGGAACTGGTAGGCATGGTCCGATCCCTCAGCCAACGGGCGCAGCTCCCCATGCCCAGGGTGTATATCGTCCCCAACGAGTCCCCCAATGCCTTTGCCACGGGTCGGAATCCACAGCACGCGGCCGTTGCGGTAACCTCTGGGATTCTGCGGATCATGAACTCTGAGCAACTGGAGGGGGTGCTGGCCCACGAGTTAGGACATGTCAAGCACCGAGACACCCTGATCAGCGCCGTTGCTGCCACGTTGGCCGGGGTGATCATGATGTTGGCGTACATGGCCCGGTGGGCCGCCATTTTCGGAGGGGTGGGTGGCAGGGGTTCAGAGGATCGAGGGGGTGGTATTCTGGGTCTCCTCGCCATGTCCATCCTGGCCCCCATTGCCGCTCTCGTCATCCAGATGGCGATCTCCCGCACCCGGGAGTTTCAGGCTGATGCAACGGCGGCGCGGCTCACCAAGAAGCCCTCCGGGTTGGCCTCGGCCCTCGAGCGACTCCATGCCGCTGCCGAGCGGATCCCCTTGGAAGCCAACCCGGCCACGTCCCATCTCTTCATCGTCAATCCGCTGTCGGGGAGGTCTCTCTTGCGCTTCTTCTCCACTCATCCTCCGGTCGAGGAGCGTGTCAAGCGTCTCCGCGCCATGCAGGTCTAG
- a CDS encoding amidase, with amino-acid sequence MSLRPELFRALADARRLPHGEEDREAWRQAYETVEEVLAALEEEELGGEEPALSVVLGEPVSSPGEPAELPAGPRSQANDISEISIVSTARLIHRRELSPVELVQAMLERISTYGKPINAYIACYAEEAIQAARTAEDAIARGRPLGPLHGIPIAVKDLFFTAGLPTTAGTRVFKDFVSQEDATVIRRLKEAGAILLGKLNLHELAYGITNDNPHFGAVRNPWNLNRISGGSSGGSAAAVAASLCLGSLGTDTGGSIRIPAACCGVVGLKPTYGRVSRSGVFPLAWSLDHVGPITNVVEDAALLLQVLAGSDARDVTTSPLPVPDYCRALESDMKGVRIGLPRDFFYDPAEVDPLVMGAVEGALEVLEGLGASVEEVSIPLLRHAPAIQFLTLSSEATANHSRLLRTRGRELGIDVRRRLELGEFLGASQYVRAQQARRLLMKQFAAVFHQVDLLVTPTLPIVAPPIGEQTVAICGIRKRLQPTITRFTSPANLTGLPAITVPCGTDVGGIPVGLQMIGRPFDEVTLLRGAYAYQRATPWHARRPPVAQ; translated from the coding sequence ATGTCCCTCCGCCCGGAACTATTTCGAGCGCTGGCAGATGCGAGACGTCTGCCGCACGGGGAAGAAGATAGGGAGGCCTGGCGGCAGGCCTACGAGACAGTGGAAGAGGTCCTCGCGGCCCTCGAGGAGGAGGAGTTGGGCGGGGAAGAGCCAGCACTCTCTGTCGTCCTTGGAGAACCGGTGTCGTCACCCGGAGAGCCGGCGGAGTTGCCTGCAGGGCCTCGATCCCAGGCGAACGACATTTCCGAAATTTCCATCGTCTCTACGGCGCGCCTCATCCACCGAAGAGAGCTTTCACCCGTTGAGCTTGTACAAGCGATGTTGGAACGTATCTCCACGTATGGGAAGCCCATCAATGCCTATATTGCGTGTTACGCCGAAGAGGCAATTCAGGCGGCCCGGACGGCGGAAGATGCCATTGCGCGCGGCCGGCCGCTCGGCCCACTCCATGGCATCCCGATCGCGGTGAAGGATCTCTTCTTCACCGCCGGCCTTCCCACCACCGCCGGGACACGGGTTTTCAAGGATTTTGTCTCTCAGGAGGATGCCACCGTCATTCGCCGTCTCAAGGAGGCAGGCGCGATCCTCTTGGGAAAGCTAAACCTTCACGAGCTTGCCTACGGAATTACCAACGATAATCCCCATTTCGGAGCCGTGCGGAATCCCTGGAACCTCAATCGGATCTCGGGAGGAAGCAGCGGGGGCTCTGCCGCGGCCGTGGCTGCATCCCTCTGTCTCGGATCTCTGGGAACCGATACCGGAGGTTCGATACGGATCCCGGCTGCCTGCTGTGGGGTGGTCGGACTAAAGCCAACCTACGGTCGGGTGAGTCGCAGCGGTGTTTTCCCCCTGGCTTGGTCCCTCGATCATGTCGGTCCCATCACAAACGTGGTGGAGGATGCAGCGCTGCTGCTTCAGGTCTTGGCCGGGTCCGATGCGCGAGACGTCACTACGAGTCCATTGCCGGTTCCAGATTATTGTCGAGCGCTCGAGAGTGACATGAAGGGGGTCAGGATTGGGCTACCGAGGGATTTCTTTTACGACCCGGCCGAAGTAGATCCCTTAGTCATGGGGGCGGTGGAAGGGGCCCTTGAAGTTCTGGAGGGTCTGGGGGCGAGCGTGGAGGAGGTATCAATCCCTCTCCTCCGTCACGCACCTGCCATTCAGTTTCTTACCCTCTCGAGCGAGGCAACCGCCAACCACAGTCGGCTCCTCCGGACCCGCGGGCGAGAGCTTGGGATAGATGTCCGGCGCCGTCTGGAGCTGGGAGAATTCCTTGGAGCCTCACAGTATGTGCGGGCCCAACAGGCTCGTCGGCTCCTAATGAAGCAATTTGCCGCTGTCTTCCATCAGGTGGACCTGTTGGTAACTCCGACCCTCCCTATTGTGGCCCCACCTATCGGCGAGCAGACGGTCGCCATTTGCGGGATCCGGAAAAGGCTTCAGCCAACCATCACCCGGTTTACGAGCCCCGCGAATCTGACCGGACTTCCCGCAATCACGGTCCCGTGCGGTACGGACGTCGGAGGAATTCCCGTGGGACTTCAAATGATCGGGCGACCCTTCGATGAAGTAACACTTCTTCGGGGGGCCTATGCTTACCAGCGGGCGACACCGTGGCACGCCCGACGGCCCCCGGTCGCCCAGTGA
- a CDS encoding DUF167 domain-containing protein: protein MSLSNLNLQVRGPDLLLPVLVRPGARRDEIIGVREGVLKVTVTAPPVDGKANTACRRLLATTLKVPLTHVEIIAGAQTRHKRIRIRNADLVSFTARLAPLLK from the coding sequence GTGAGCCTGTCCAACCTGAACCTCCAGGTGCGGGGTCCTGATCTTCTCCTCCCGGTTCTCGTCCGGCCAGGGGCTAGGCGGGATGAGATCATCGGAGTCCGGGAAGGGGTCTTGAAAGTAACCGTCACTGCCCCACCTGTGGACGGCAAAGCCAACACAGCCTGCCGCCGCCTGTTGGCCACCACCCTGAAGGTTCCCCTCACCCATGTAGAGATCATCGCCGGAGCGCAGACCCGTCACAAGCGAATCCGGATACGAAATGCCGACCTCGTCTCCTTCACGGCACGCCTCGCTCCCCTCCTCAAGTAG
- a CDS encoding DivIVA domain-containing protein — translation MKNLAPLEIAQQEFRRRFRGLDPVEVRNFLEGIAEQLQGLLKESILKEDRLEKLETQLETYRGRENEVKEVLFALQRMTDDMKDTTRKEAELIIKDAEIKAEALLERAHLTLGRLQGKIADSKREKAFFEARVRGAIKLYQDLLDTEAAEDASEPVQPEPPGAGS, via the coding sequence ATGAAGAATCTGGCCCCTCTCGAAATCGCACAACAAGAATTTCGACGGCGCTTCCGCGGTCTGGATCCGGTGGAGGTCAGGAACTTCCTGGAAGGGATCGCCGAGCAACTGCAGGGGCTCCTCAAGGAGAGTATCCTCAAGGAGGATCGGCTTGAGAAGCTGGAGACCCAGCTAGAGACGTATCGGGGGCGGGAGAACGAAGTCAAGGAGGTTCTCTTCGCCCTCCAGCGCATGACCGATGACATGAAAGACACAACCCGGAAGGAGGCCGAGCTCATCATCAAGGACGCCGAAATCAAGGCGGAGGCCCTCTTGGAGCGCGCCCATCTGACGTTGGGCCGATTGCAGGGAAAGATTGCGGATTCGAAGCGGGAGAAGGCCTTTTTCGAGGCCAGGGTCCGGGGGGCCATCAAGCTCTACCAGGATCTCCTAGACACCGAGGCTGCCGAGGACGCCAGTGAGCCTGTCCAACCTGAACCTCCAGGTGCGGGGTCCTGA
- a CDS encoding YggT family protein has translation MFVFANLLTAIAQILHIGLFVYMWMIIIRAVISWVNPDPYNPIVQFLYRSTEPVLQPVRRAVPIGWGIDFSPLVVILAIMFLDQFLVASLRELAWRLR, from the coding sequence ATGTTCGTCTTTGCCAACTTGCTGACTGCTATCGCACAAATTTTACACATTGGTCTCTTCGTCTATATGTGGATGATCATCATCCGGGCGGTTATCTCCTGGGTTAACCCGGACCCGTACAATCCGATCGTCCAGTTTCTCTATCGCAGCACCGAACCGGTCCTGCAGCCGGTCCGCCGAGCCGTCCCTATCGGTTGGGGGATCGATTTTTCCCCGCTGGTGGTCATCCTCGCGATTATGTTCTTGGACCAATTTCTCGTGGCTTCCTTACGGGAGCTGGCGTGGAGGCTTCGATGA